ACTCGTGGAGCCATTTTTATCGCGCAGATCCTCGTCTGCGCTGCCTCGTCTCCCGCGGCAGAGACCAGCCTCGAAGACGTGCTGTCAAACGGCCTTTCTATTTCAGAGAAGcccttttctttcgtgtTTCTCGACCTCTTGGACcatttttcgtctttctttccaccCCGCGCTCCCATCCCTCCTTTTCGTAGCCGGCCCCGCGCATGCGCTGCTTTCCATAGAGCCGACAACGGCGACGTGCCGGTTCTTCTGCAGTTTGGGAACTGCACGCTGAAGCACGATGAAAAAAGGCTTGGATCCGGGAAACAAAGATCTTCACGAACTCTGAAGCAGGCGTCCAACTCGTTGCTGGAACTGCGCCTCCCCAGCTCCGGCCGAGAAGCCGAGCTGTCCTCGAGGCGCTGAAGGTCCGCTCTGACTTGCGagtttgtttcttccttgtcaTCTTTCTTGAGTTCGCCTGAAAACTTTCGCTGGACTGCTCAGGGTAGCGGAAACTGTGGCCTGCGCTCTGGCGCACGGCTTTTCCGAGAACACAACTCCCCTCGACAGATCCAGGAGACGATGGTATGGTCCAGGCTTTCTCAGGCTCGCGGGCGGGACTCtggtctgcatgcgcgaacgGAAGGATCCTGACGGCTGCCTTGCTTCCATTCTTGTGGAAGTCCTCTCCTCCCCAGACAcattgcttctctcctttctgtcccTCGGCGGTGGCCTATGAGAACGTACTTTTCCACGCGTTTCGCTCCCTTTCATTTTCGTCCGTTTCTCGGCGTTTTATTTCGCTGCTTTCCGTCTTAGTGTcactttcctttttctcgtgcACAGCAGCTGAGACGCactcctcccttctcttcggTGTTGCCGACATGCTTTCCTTCACCGGAGAGTCTATCGGAAGCCGTTCAGGAGGGAGGCTGAGTGTTGAAGTTTCTCAACCTCGCGGTGTCCCGACGTCAGACTCTGTCCACGTCTCAGTCTCGCTGGTCGATCTCTTTTGTTTGTTCTCGTCTGTCattccgtttcctctgtctgtctctgcgtgaACGCGAGGGCGAGATCGCCTGTAGAAAATACTTGACATAGACACCGaatttcttctgcttctgcttctccgagGAAGCAGTGGTTGTTGAACTACCGTCGACGGCAGTCAGAAGGCTCCTCCCAAGGTCGCGAACGGCGCCGAGCCGCCTCTCGaccatctctctctctttctcttcgctcggtgtctctccctccctctcccccttttctctgtctttctctcttttctctctcggtttccctttctctgccgctctccttcttctctatCTCCCCCTCCGTCTTCCCCGCGCCTCTTCAGAAGGCACACTGtccgcgtttttctgcatgcatgcgcttcgtctgcatgcgtcgagagTCCCCATGCGGTGTGGGGGAGTAAGGTGTCTGTTTCCCTTGGGCTTCACGTGGAGCGCGAAGCTTCACTGAGACTAGACCTTTCTGCAGTTTTTCCGGCCGATTCccctcgtctttttccgGAACAGAATGAGATCGTGTTGCGGCCGGAGCCAGGCGACCCACCGCTCTGCGGGAGACGTCGCGCCTTCTGACGACCTAGCGAAAAGTCCTCTCGGATTCAAACACACGCTCCAGGGTCATGCCCGACTTCCCGCCAAGATGGAGCGGACGCTTCTCGAAGACATCCTCACAAAGACAAACCTAGGACCGAAGGAAATTAAAGATCTGTACAACCGGTACACAGCCTCCTCCGTCTCATGCCGATTTGGTAGCCTGTCGACCGACGCCTGTATATCGGCAcattcctgtttctctccatctgtgTCCATcgatgtctctctttttaCGTGCAGCCCCCTTCGTCGACATGTCTTCCTTATACCTGTATcgatctctctgtctctctgtatctatcaagcatgcacatacatCTTTGTATGATTCTGCGCGCTGCTGGAGTGGATTGGTGTTGGACCAGTGAAAGAGGATGGGgaaaggggaggaaggaTGGAGACGGCGGATGTTCAAAACAGTGGGCAGAAGTCGGCTGCTTGGAAGAATAGGGTATGGCGCATGCCCATCAGCGGAGGGACCGTCTCGGATTTTACGTTCTGTAGATCCCTTAGGATCAAGGCCTCTCCTTAGATGCGTTCAAGGATGGAACTGCGTGCAACGCGTCTGGCCTCCAGACAACTCATGCTTCCTGAGCAtgcgcgcgcgtctctcgctgcacATACACTCGCGTGGAACGGCTGCAGCTCGGTGTGTGTCTGCCATTTGCTTCAGATTCCGAAGAATCGCGCCAGATGGCtcacttcccttctcccgcttctgcGATACTTTGGGAGTCCTCGGCATGGTCGACGAAACTTTCCTCGCCGAGCGCCTTTTCAACGCCTTCGACACAAACGGCGACTCGCGAGTGAGTTTCTCAGAGTGTGCGTACACCCCGTATCTGCTTTGGTCCTCGCGTCGGTTTGTGTCACTCCCTCTTGTACGGAAACATGTCTCAAAaaggatatatatatatatatatatgtatatatgtatgtatatatgtatgtatatctgtgcATGTAGTTGCGTGCATCCATGGACATATATACTATTCACACACACGTACACACAAGAAAGTTTATTTGTTTGTGCAGATGGGGAATGTGAAAGACGACTTTACGCGGGGCCATTATATACGTCTACTTAGTGGGTGCACGGCGGTCTGGAGATGTCCGTTGCCCTTGTTCTTTGCTTTTTGCGCAGCTGAGTTTCACGGAGTTTGCCGTAGCTCTGGGCACCATGATGCGCGGAAGCGACGACGAGAAACTGAATCTCTCCTTCAAGATTCTGAATCCGACGTACGTCTGAACTTGTGACTGTCTactcctctgcctctccctcaCCCTTTCCTCCCTCCGTCCAcatctcttcctttctccttccacatctcttcctttctccttccccccTCCGGCCACAGAACGCTGCTTTCCATCGGCTGTCTCGACTCTCTTTACATTTACTGTGCGAACGTTCGACTTCATGAGGCCGTCCGtgacttctttttcttcgtctgcatgcggcgtTGAAGCCGCCGAAGCTGTCTACCTCGCCTGCGcgtttttgcgttttttcagCTACGGAGGCGGCGCGACATGTTTGGCGGACTACGGCCTGGGGGGGttcgaggaagacgcaagCGAGTGCGAGCAGACTTCAGTGGCTTCTCCGCGGGTGACGGCGCGCCGGGAGCCTTCGCTGCGCAGTCCGTCTTGCGGCTTGCAGGAACCGCTGTCGCTGCAGCGCTACGAAGAGCTAAAGCCGCAGATCGAGCGCGACACCATCGGTGTGGAGGACTTTGTGTTGCTGATCCACTGCGTCGAGCAAACACGGCGAGCGCTGATTGGCGGGACCCAGCCGAGCTCATCGGACGCAGAAATTCGAAGAGTTTTCATGCAGAACGCCACGGTCATGCCCGACGGATCTTCGCGCATGATGCTGCTCGACTTCAAACAAGCCGTCCGGACTTCccccgccttcctcgcgctcctcgGAGTCCTCCCCCAAGAACTCGCTGCAGACACTTCAGCGGGGCACCAGTGCATTCCCGCCGCCAAAAAGGCGGTCTCAATGCGAGGTGAGCTgaacaggaaaacgaacTTCGGGGTCGACAGCACTGGGCGCAAGCGACAAAGAAATATTCGTAAACATGTACACTTACACAAAGTCaccttcatatatatatatatatatatgtatatatatgaatatatatgaatatatatgtataggcgtatatgtatctattgatatatctatatatatgtatatatatatatatatgtatacatctgTATACGTTTACCTATGTACTCATACGTACTTTCCTATGTGTATGTATCGGCATTCACAcacactatatatatatatatataaatatatatatatataaatatatatttatatataaatatatttgCAGATTCGTCAGTGAAGGGTTGCATGTATGCGAGCGTGTATGTCACGAGTatgagaagagaggagccAGGCTGTCGCAGGAGCGTCgcttgtttctgtgtttttctgtgtctcgcgcgttttcggtgtctctccgtgtctcgcTTTTTGTGGCGTCCCGCGGTTTCCTCcttccgttttccttttcatATCCACCAAGAATCTGATTTCCATGGagttcgccttctttgcaAGAGCGCTGGTTGCTGGaagtcttctcctcgtctgtgtTTACTCAGCTTCCCGGCATCGCCATTCAGATGTGCAGAGTTCAGCCGACTCGCGGTCGGAGAGCCGCCGAGACAGCGTGGAAGCGGTGAAGCAAGAACTGCAGAGAGTGCGCGAGGAACTGGGGCGCGTGGTGGACTTCGTCAACAgcgttgtctctgtcgttcAGAAGGAACAAGATACCTCCGACGCCATCATTGCGCATGTGAtcaaagacgcagaggaagacgctgCCCACCTCGCCGACGGTAAGCGCTGCGGAGACTCCTTAGAGGCGACCTCAcgcttcgctttccttctttccgccGGGGGGTGCAGGATAACTGTGTTGGGAGCTCCACTTCTCAAACTGTGTCACCGCCTCCGCGTCGGCGGTAGAGTATCGAGGATGCCGCATGTATAGCTGTGATAGGCCGCACAGACAGCCGAACTTTTTATCCTGTACATCGCCGCCCTGGGTTGCTTATAACGGGGGTACGAGTGCTATATTCTTCCGCTTCACGACATTAAGGTTTTCTTCCGTAACCGTTATGGCCTACTGCGAAAAGGATGTCTCCACTTGTGCTGAACGAGAGACAGTGCTGCTCAAAACTCGGAGGGAACCGTGTCCTCCATTGTCGATTCTCGcgcaaagagacaccggaacTATCTAATTTGCAAATTCGTTCAGGGAAGTCAAACACAGTTTCAGGCTGTCTCTCACGTGTATCCACTCGCGATTCAAACGCGCGGAAAACAATCTGCAGTCGCTTGTTCACACAAAATTGCCCAcccttgtctctttctctacaTCCTTCCCTGTCGACCTCTTCAACCCCCCTCgtcgctttcgtctccctGTGCGCTGTTCACTGTTTGTTGCCACCAACAAAGTTCGTCTGTCTTGATGCAAGTCACCTTCCCGCgattcttccttcttcctcaacgCATCCTCTCAGCCATAAAAGACTCTGATTTTACTGTAATGAAAACAGGAGGACAGTGAGATTTCTCCTGAAGTTTAAGCAGGTGTTTCAAATTTTGAAAATAGTTTTTTATATTTTTTTGCTTTATCAGCAAAATCAACATGTCATCCGTTATATGCTGCACGTTCGCCAAAATGTAGCATAAACAACTTGGTAGTCTTTGTCTCATACCTGGACTCTCGTCCGCCTGCCGCGTCGTCTCCCTACCGGCTCTCTGTGTCCGCTTCTTTCACTCTCACATGCAGGGACAGCCGCTGCAGGCGCGGTCTCGGACCATGGAGGTGGGTTGTCTGAGAAGGGAGAGTTTTCTCGTATGATTGCATGCCCCGTGAGGTCCCTCGAAGAACATGTCCCCCTGTCTGCGAGTTCCTGTCCTTCGATGGAAGACATCCATCCTTTCCCGAGCTTCCCCGTCCGCAGCATGAGCGAAGCCGAGGGCGAAGACCGCGCATGCGGTGTTGTCTCTCGCAAGCTGAGCGGAAACACCGCAGAGGAGGTCCCCGCGACGCCTCTCACTTCCAGGGTCGACGGCGCATTTGCCTCGAGCGCACCGAGGTCCTCGGAGGCCGTGGAGTCAgtgagggaagacgaagcctcaacgcagaggagatctgaagcgcgagaagcatCCTCGACAACGAGGGAATCtcaaggacgagaagaagcctggTCAGGTGGAGCACCGTCGAAGCGAGAAGTGCCAGGAGTTCGCGAATCTCAAGGGTGCGAAGAAGCgtctgctgcatgcgagtTGACTCATGAGACTCACGCGCATCTGCGGCGGACGCTGgagcagctgcatgcgttgcggACGGCGACTGTGAAGGACGCAGTGGAGGCTGAAGCGAACAAGACGATTTCTCAGATCGAAGCGGTTGAGGCGCGCATCGGGCGCCTGCTCTCCCTCCTGAGGGACGACGaccgcgcctctctctcgtctgcggGAGCAACTtcgaacgagaaggaaggccgGAAGTCCACGCGACTCACTGCCTGCGAGcctcccgttctctctgcctcgaaCGGCGACCGCGGCAGCGTCGGGATCTTCGGGAACTGCGGCTCCTCCAGCTTCGATAGCCGCGACCATTGGCCTTTCTGCAGACCCAGGGGCCTGGTGACCCTTGAagtggggagagaagaaggcgagacggggagagaagaaggcgagacggggagagaatTGAGGAATGCGGTGTCGGAACCTGGTGCCCGCGAGGCGGAGGCCGAGCCGCTGTTTCTGGGCGACGGGACGGTGCTTGTGGGGTCCGCCGGGAGCGAACCGGAGGAGACCGACGCAAAGGTAGAGGAGACGCGTTTTGGCTTGGCGCGGGGGCCTGAAGGGGACGTCCGGGAGGGTGAGAAAGTTTTTCGGCCACCGGCTTGCAGAAAACACGGTTCGGGTGGAAGCAGGTATCGCAGCTTCACTTCGAAGAAAGTCACAATTCGCCTCAGGAGCGCGGAGACAACGCAGCGACAGTcgacagacgaaaacgacgGCCCCGACGCACTCTCCGAGGTAGGCAGAGAAACTTGAAAACGGTAAAGACAAGAAGCGAccggggggagggggggggagtacaggggaagaagaaggcgagcacaccggaaacgaaacgcgagacCAGAAGGGGAAAAGGCAGATGGAGGTGAGCGATGAGACGCAAAGGGGGGAAAAAGGGGAACGGATAGGGGAGGTAAGATGAGGTGAAGAAAGAGCAAACGAAaggggagacgacgaagcaaAAGGCGTAGGGGGTCGAGATTTGGAAATAGCGTGAGcgccgaagagagaggaaacgaaagaccTCTGGGTGGATGTGACCTGCAAGGAGATTGCGACAATCCAAAGgtagagagaggaaggaaagagagatcAGCCGCTGAGAAACCGAGAGGGAATGCAGGAAACgagcagcgagacagaggaaccTTGAGGGAACGTCTTGACCTGGTAACACAAGTACAGGATTGCTTTTTCGGCTGAAACATTTGAGGAATCGCGCGGCGCAGAGCAAACATTCGTGAGAGATGCGATTtcgagttttttctgtctgctttGCTTTCCTGACGGTTCTTCAGCACCCGGTGTTGAGTAGCCCATGCAGCCGCCCTCTCCAgtaagacagaaaaaagaacttTCGTGACTGCCACCACGAATTCGACACCAGTTGTCTTTTCCATCTGCACTTGCAACTCCAGATCTGTCGCTACGTATCTCGTTCTCGATTTATCCTCCTTCTCTAAACCTGTGGATAGAAAGTCGCCATTCTATACGTTTCTTCCCCGCGACACAAGTCCACGCCGATGCATCGATACGCAGCCGTCCCTCCGCGTTCAACCTTGTCCTTGATCATTCGCGTCTTTTTTGTACATTTCGGAACCGATATTCATATGGATGCACGCATCTATGTGTACGTGTATGCacgtacgtatatatatacatatatatatatatacatatatatatatatatatatatgcatgtccGTATTTGTGTTTGTGCACATTTCTGCTGATGTTGTGTTGTCACATCGGAGATGTTCTTGTTCCTCTCACAGGATCGTTTAGTCGcctctcctgtttccgactgttttgtctctcgtAAATGCTGTTTCCCTGCACTGTTGAACGCTCTGTCTTCGAGACGTCCTGTCGTGAGGAGTCGTTCTTCGAAGTGCAGTTTTTATATGTTGTCTTGCCAGTTTCTCATCGAAAATTCATTCCTTTGTTGCCTCTCCGGTGTCCCGGtgtgcgcgcatgcagcaaggACAGCGGCTCCCAGTCTGACGAAATTCCGCTGCATCGCATGTACATGAACCGCGCGAATTTCAAATTTTGTGAGCGATCTCCTCAGGATGAATGAAACGAAAGACTTTCGAGGGTGTTACTTCTAGATACCcccacacacatacacatatatatatatgtatatatatatatatatgtatatgtatatatatatatatgttatgTTGCATCGTGGTTTAAAGGATTGGGCACGTGGAAGTATCGAGATAGATTAaaatgcatgtgcatgtccAGCCATGCGTATACTTGGACAAACATGTAAAACTCTTTTCGAGACGAGTCGGTGCAGATccacgaggagagagaagcgcacgCGATAGACGGCTCTCGCTGTGAGCATCTGAGAAGCAGCATGTTTCTTGTGTCGAGCAACGCCTGGATACGGGGGAGAGCTGCAGATGTCTCGAAAGAACGCCGAAGCAGGAACCGTTTCCTGGattttcgtcgcttcttgtTGTATGGGGCTTCGGAGCTCTCGCTGGCGCCAACGAATGTCAACGCTGCAGAGCGTTTTTGgacttgtcttcttctgtcctgcATTTTCGCGTCTGTTGTTGCCTCAGCGAACAGAcaacgacggagacgccgcACCATTCTGCCCATGGGCTCGTTCCGCCTCAAGCGCGTAGACAGCAACAGTTCGCGGTACGTCAAATCCTCAACTGTAGATCTCAAAGAACGCGCTTGGCTTTCTCGTTGAACGAAACGACTGAGCCACCGTAGTTCTGTGGACGAGGGCGTGCGTCGTCACGCGCCCCCCGCTACAGAGTCTGACTAGATCTACCTCTCCGCGATGTACATTCATGTGCATCTATCCTTGCATTACACacctacatatacatgtatcatgcatatatatacatatatatatacatgtatatatttatatatatatatatatatgcacatcaCACACATCGACATACGCACATGTCTACATGCGCGTATGTAGCATacacatacgtatacatgtgtacatatTAACATACCTGcatgttcatatatatatatatatatctgcgtgtgtgtgtgtaccaCATGCACAAACGCACGTATATTTCTTAcgatttgtttttctttcttctgcagtccGCCGGGCAGTCCGAAGGGTCTCGCCGTCCACTTTGGACATGAGAACTGGGACACAGTGATCAACATCATGGTCGGCATTCGCTTGGCGGCAGGCCGAGCGAGCAGCGAACCGCAGCGAGCCATCGAGCGCTACGACTTTGTCATGAAGGAGAAGTTCTCCATTCTCCCCAACACAGGCATGGTCAAAAGCATAAGTGACCGCAGATCGCTGGTAAGCGCTGTGTTACGTTCTCTCGAAATATCCACTTTTTCGCCTCTCAGACTCTcggtggagaaaacgacaagCCCGCACTGCACTTGTGCATCTGCGCCGTATCTGAACGCTAGCTGTATCGCTGCGGATAGCTGCGCAGGGGGGATCAGGGTGGTGAGGTAAtcctggagagagaacgcttttctcctccccttGGCGTAGACAACTCGTTGCGTTCTCGCGGTCGATCTGTCTGCTGGTACAGTCATCACACGCTGCTTTTGTCGAGGACTGTGTTCTTGGAATGCGGACTCTGCCATTCCCTTCGTTACTAGAGCCTCGACGGGCACTGTgcaggtgcatgcgcgtcgtTTGAGCACATGCGTTGCAAGGAAGTCCTGGAGTTTCGAAGCGGCTTAGAAACGAGCTTTGAAATGCGTCTGATGTGCGAGAGGACGgatgcctttcttctttaaGGTGGTATCTCCACCTATCCAGGAGAccgtttctcgctgtcgctcACCTCGGCGCTTTTGTTTCGTGAAACTACCtttgcttcgcttctttcttccgcgACGACGCCAACATGTCTTTCTTGCAGTTTGCGGAGACGACGCTCGCGTTCTTTATTTCTTAAAAGTGGATTTCTGTCTGATTTTTCCAAAGGATCTCTCGTGTCCTGTGCGGCTCTCTTCAGTTTGCAGTTCGTTTCGTCGACTACGCCCCGATGGTCTTTCGGCGACTGCGGGAGAGATTTCACATCAGCAGTGAAACCTACGTTCGCTCCGTGGGTCCCGAGCAGCTCCTTGGAAACCTGCTTCTcggtgagaagaagaatttTGTTTCAACTTCCAGACGAAAAACACGACGCGTGCACTCAGACCTTTCTTTGGGGGCTGCTGACTTCCGTTCCAGTTAAAAGACAGGAAAATGCGCGACCGGAACTACCATCCGCATGACCGAGGACGCTCGccgctgtacagacacccacAGAGGCTGAGAGGGTGACGACGGCTGAGGGTTCCGGAACAGGTGGAGCCATAGAGGGATAGAAACGCCGCCAGGCGAAGGGGAAGGGCACAGCGCTGACAATTCATTCAAGTAGATTCTCATTAAGgatgcacacagagagatgcATAATATCGATGCACAGACttatgtatctatgtatgtatgtatgtataatTATGCATGGCGAAGTATGTGCATGCTCCGAGAAGGAAAGTGCAGTGATACTGCAGAGGAACGGTCTTGGGATTTGCTGAGGGAGCAGACCCAGCTGTCCTGATGAGGGTGTTCTGGATGAAGAAAAATTCTTTCTTGAACTCTTGTCGCTTTTCAGGCAACTTGTCTTCCCTGTCGGAGCTGGTGTctgagggaagaagcggcgcGCTTTTCTACTACACTGCGGACGGAAAATTCATGATCAAAACTGTAAGCGGCTGTAACCACATAGACAAAACTCTCTGCATTCAAATAGTACTGTGCATGCGAAAAGGGAAACAGAACCAATGAGTACAAGTCTACAGAACTATGCAGCATACGCGTACATATAttggatatatatatatgtatatggatgtATATCTGCTGTATTGGTGAATGTAACAACGAATAATACTTGAACCTACGTGTACATGCGTGCGTCTACACGAAGATATATGTAGACATGCAGCGAAGAAATTCACTACATTCAATAAAAAGAAAGGAGTATCTCTCATGCTACCGTGGCTCGCTCGGAACTTGTCTCTGCTTCAACAACTCTTAAACGGGTGCCATAAATGCCACAACCTTAcgaatttatatatatatatatatatatatctacatatatatatatatatatctacatatatatatatatatatatctacatatatatatatatatatatatatatctacatatatatatatatatatacccgTGACTATATTGCATCCTCATATGGGGAGTGGGGTTCCAGAAATTCGGCAGGAATAGATATCGTCCTACGAGAATGGAGAATTGCGTTGTCTCATCCTCGTTTTTGTGTGCGGCCTAAATTGCTTCGATGGGGCGGCATTCCTCGGATTGCTTTTCGCTTCCAGGCGTGATACACGGTGCATGTGCCTTGGACATGCATGCCTTTTTGGTTCTGGCCCAGGAGTTACATGAATGACGTTTCTCCGGTCGTTTCCCTCAGATTTCCAAGAG
This Toxoplasma gondii ME49 chromosome VIII, whole genome shotgun sequence DNA region includes the following protein-coding sequences:
- a CDS encoding phosphatidylinositol-4-phosphate 5-kinase (encoded by transcript TGME49_230490) yields the protein MRSCCGRSQATHRSAGDVAPSDDLAKSPLGFKHTLQGHARLPAKMERTLLEDILTKTNLGPKEIKDLYNRFRRIAPDGSLPFSRFCDTLGVLGMVDETFLAERLFNAFDTNGDSRLSFTEFAVALGTMMRGSDDEKLNLSFKILNPTYGGGATCLADYGLGGFEEDASECEQTSVASPRVTARREPSLRSPSCGLQEPLSLQRYEELKPQIERDTIGVEDFVLLIHCVEQTRRALIGGTQPSSSDAEIRRVFMQNATVMPDGSSRMMLLDFKQAVRTSPAFLALLGVLPQELAADTSAGHQCIPAAKKAVSMRASRHRHSDVQSSADSRSESRRDSVEAVKQELQRVREELGRVVDFVNSVVSVVQKEQDTSDAIIAHVIKDAEEDAAHLADGTAAAGAVSDHGGGLSEKGEFSRMIACPVRSLEEHVPLSASSCPSMEDIHPFPSFPVRSMSEAEGEDRACGVVSRKLSGNTAEEVPATPLTSRVDGAFASSAPRSSEAVESVREDEASTQRRSEAREASSTTRESQGREEAWSGGAPSKREVPGVRESQGCEEASAACELTHETHAHLRRTLEQLHALRTATVKDAVEAEANKTISQIEAVEARIGRLLSLLRDDDRASLSSAGATSNEKEGRKSTRLTACEPPVLSASNGDRGSVGIFGNCGSSSFDSRDHWPFCRPRGLVTLEVGREEGETGRELRNAVSEPGAREAEAEPLFLGDGTVLVGSAGSEPEETDAKVEETRFGLARGPEGDVREGEKVFRPPACRKHGSGGSRYRSFTSKKVTIRLRSAETTQRQSTDENDGPDALSEHPVLSSPCSRPLHKDSGSQSDEIPLHRMYMNRANFKFSNRQRRRRRTILPMGSFRLKRVDSNSSRPPGSPKGLAVHFGHENWDTVINIMVGIRLAAGRASSEPQRAIERYDFVMKEKFSILPNTGMVKSISDRRSLFAVRFVDYAPMVFRRLRERFHISSETYVRSVGPEQLLGNLLLGNLSSLSELVSEGRSGALFYYTADGKFMIKTISKSTAMFLRSILLDYYEHVMANPDSLLTRFFGLHAIRLKEKHRSGGAVLSPHMAADRRMHKKYFIVMSNFFHTPVEIHRRYDLKGSTYKRQLSPDQLKDSTVALKDLDIDREKEQMELGPERRSQLLAQMQKDVEFLRVHQIIDYSLLLGIFYRGQQPDDVLAAMVSSTPTPPPPRPLSFHHNFRLHHLSGLSQPSMEPHVPFFQAEFGGMWSADKSKLYYVGIVDILTCWNTVKKLEHAFKTVQTGDPKSISCVNPDYYAERFMAFMRRHIE